The sequence GAATTACAGGGCGTAATCGGACAAAAGTATGCGGTGGTGAGTGGTGAATCCGAGGCGGTAGCTACGGCGATTTTTGAGCATTATTTACCCAGAGGGGCTGGGGACAAGTTACCGGAAACCTTAACGGGTCAAGTAGTCGGACTAGCGGATCGCTTGGATACATTGGTGAGTATCTTTGGCTTAGGCATGATTCCCACTGGTTCCTCTGATCCCTTTGCCTTGCGCCGTGCCGCGAATGCGGTAGTTAATATTACCTGGGAGGGGAATTTAGGGATTAATTTAGATCAGCTATTGCAGGATGTTTCTGCCGATTTTGTCGCCACTTATTCCGAGAAATCATCGCCCGTTGAAGCCTTGCAAGAGTTTTTCATTCAACGGATTCGCACCTTGCTGCAAGACGAACAGAAGATTGATTATGACTTGGTGAATGCGGTTTTGGGGGAGAACGATCGCGAGTATACCCAACGAGCATTAAAAGACGTGTTAGATGTTCGCGATCGCGCTTTGTTCTTGCAAGGGATTCGGAAGAACGGCAAGCTAGATGAAATCTACGAAACGGTGAACCGTTCGGCGCGGTTATCGATGCAAGGAGACTTAGATTTCCAACAGTTAGATCCCAAAGCGGTTGTGCGTCCCGATCTGTTTGAAAAATCGAGTGAACCTGCTTTTTATGACGCATTAGTTGCGTTAGTTCCCCGTACTCAAGCGGCGCAACAAGAGCGCAATTACCAGCAAATTGTTGATGCATTGGCAGAGGTGACGCCAATTGTAAGTACCTTCTTTGATGATAAGGAAGCTGGGGTAATGGTGATGGACGAAAATCCAGAGATTCGGCGCAATCGGCTGAACTTATTGGGGTTACTGCGAAACCACGCACGGGTATTGGCAGACTTTGGCGCGATCGTCAAGTAGAGACGCATCGTGTAGAGACACGCCATGGCGCGTCTCTACAACCCAATCGGGTCAGAAAATTTAGGCAACCGTTAAATCAACCTCGAAGGTGATATCATCATGATCTAAGTCACCGCCCCCAAATAAATCTTCAAAGCCAAACTTATTCTCACCCAGTAGACGGACATGATCTTTCCCATCAGGATTTGCGCCTAAATAGGCAAAGTAGGCAGTAGGATCGGCATAACCAAGGCGCTGATTATTTGGATTGGTTTCCAGCCATTCTTCTGTCGTGCCATTGGCGATAATGTAAGGCGCTAAAATGGTTCCTGGCTGGAATTCTGCTTCAAATATTCCGGTATTTCGGTTCATGTCGCCAACAACTTGTTGAGCTAAAGCCGCTTCAGCATACCCTGCTTCATCTGGACTAATTAGTTCACCCGTTACTTTATCTTTCACATCTCCTTGCTCATTTTCAACGGCATAAAAACCGACAGAATTGTTAAAGCCAGCATCACTCTCAATATTGAAAAACTTCGCGGATACCGAACTGGTTTGATCATCTAAGTTGATGAGTTCGGGTTCTCCTTCAGTGATTAGGATGGAGTCATTTTGGGCAGGTGTAGTATCCTGATTATTGCCATCAAAACTCAAGGGTTCGTCTACGTCAGTCGTTTGATCAGCAACCGCTGCGACTAACTGGAGTTCATTATTGCTCAAACTATTGCCGCCTGCTGTCGGCGCCAGTGTAGCACCCCCTGTAACTTTTGGATTGCCTGGTATCGGGGCTGTTTGTACGGCATCTCCGTTATCGGTAAAGGCGCCTAATTCAGGGTCAAGCAGAATCGCATTTTTTGTAATCGTTCTGTCATCAGGATTCGGATCATTTGATTGAAAATTGCCCCCGCCATCACTAAATACCTTACCAGTATGGTGGCTTGTATTCCAATCCTTACCTCCATTATGGGCATAGTTATCAGCAACTAGGGTATTTTTGAGCTTAACATTTAAGCCACCTCCCCAGAATGCTCCCCCCTTAAAGCCAGCATAATTGTTAGCGACAGTTGTGTTGGTTATTTTGGTGGTATTCGATCCATTAGCCAAGGTCATTGCACCACCTAAACCACTCTTGCCATCGGCTGTTTCGGCTCGATTTCCGTAGAAGATACTGTTATCAATTGTAACCGGTGAAGCTTCTCCAATCCATAAGCCACCACCTTGGCTCTCTGACTGATTATAGGCAAATGTGGTATTACGAAGTATCAACTTGCCATTACCATGGCGTAATCCTCCACCGAGACTAGTTCCTTTGGCATTTTTGACAACCTGATTGTCAATAATTGTACTGTCCTCAACAATTACTTCGTCAGAGCCATAAACATATAGATACAGTGCGCCACCCGCACCGACACCTTCATTGCCCTCAAAGCGACTGTTTAGAATCTCGATTTTACCGCCAATCGGCAACTTATCGTTGATCTTTTCTGAAGCACCATCAGTGTAAATTGCCCCCCCACTACTTCTTGAGGTATTGTCAGTAAACGTGGAGTTTTCCACTTTTAGATTAGTCCAGAGGGTATTTATCGCTCCACCGTTCCTTCCTGTGTTGTTACTAAATTCACTATCAACAACAGTAAGAAAGGCTGCACTCCCAGCGGAGATGGCACCGCCACCCCGTTCACTTTTACCAGATTGATCGTTTGCCGAAGTACTATTCCCTTCAAATTTTGAGTTAATCACAGTACTATTACTGCGAAAACCCGCCTTAATAGCACCACCACCTTGACCATTCGCGTGGTTGTTTTCAAATGTAGTATTGACTACGGTGAGTGTACTCCGATTGGCTGTGCGAATTCCTGCTCCAGCACCATCTCTTCCCACATTCCGGGTTTTTCCATTGGCAATAATCAGATTTTTAAGGGTGAATTCTGAGTCATTTATGACATCAATAACTCGATACCGATTATTCCCACTAATGGTTAAACCTGTAGCGTTTTTCCCATCAATTATTAGGTCTTTATCAACTTCGAGTTGACCACTGGTTAGCTTAATGGTCTTATTTCTCAGACGAGAGGCAAATTTAATTGTATCTCCTGACTGGGCTTGCGCGATCGCATCTCTTAAGGAACCTTGTCCGCTGTCTTTCCGGTTTCGAACCGTGAACACTTTTGACATTGTTTGCTCTCCAAGACTATTTGACTAAAGTGCTACTTTGGAGCCTATTATTCTTCTGCGAAATGGTTAGCGAACCCCTGATTCAGTAATCGTTGAAATTGCTGTATTTTTTCTGACAGCAGGGTTTCAACTTAACATCGTGCTATCTATTTGAATAGATTGTCATCACGATGTTCTCTACCTTGTTCTATTAATAGAGCCTTATTCGTGAATTAGGCAAGCAAGTTAACAATACTTAATATTTGTCTTGGTTTTGTTTGATTGGTGAAATAATACTATGTGATTTTGGTTTTTTAGGCGACAAAAAAATCGTTTTATCGAAATTAGACAACTGAGGTATTTTCTCTCAATAAAAATAGATAAATTATCGATATAAATAGTAAAATAAGTTCTCTAGAGCGTCGGTCAAGTATTATGAGAAACCGGGTTTCTCGTGAGGATGACAACGAAATATCAAGCTTTCACCCAAAAAAACCCAGTTTCTTGACCGATGTCCTATAAAAATAGAACAATTATTTCCAGGGAACCTAATTCAATTTATTTCGCGACTAAATACAGCTATTACAAGTCATCTAGCTCCAACGGTTCTCGTATTTGTCGCTGGAATAACTGCTGTTGTAGCGATGGCGGCTGTTGCAACAGTTGTCGAATTTCTTGTTCAGCTTTCTGTTGCAAGTTTTCAGTCTCAGCCGATTCTAACTGTAAAAATAAATACAAAAGAGGCTGTTCTCGCTGGAGGCGTTGTTGAAATCGTCGAAGTTGTGCTGGGTTGGTGAGTTGATCAATACTGGAGGGAAGTTGTTGCTCCGATAGGGGTTGCGCTTTCGCGGGTAGCGTCCAACTCAGTAGGGTTAAACCCATTGCTGCTGCCAGACGTTTAAGAGAAATGTTTGTAGTCAGCGCTTGAGCGCTTCTGGCACTAAAGTGCCTACTACGAACCCAGCCATTCATTTTCAGAGTCATCATGTCAAGCCTTGTTTGATGTCAACGAACATTATTCGATGACCTTTGACATTATATAGGTAGAGAGGTTTTAGGGGAACGCCCCTACGAAGTTTGTAGAGACGTAGCCGATTTCTGATCCTGAGGAACGAACGGCTATTGTCTTGAAACTACGAGATTCTTCGGATTCAGATGTTGCACCTTCTTTAAGTTGATAGCGAATTTGCTCTCGACCAATCGTCGCTTGCTCAACTTTATCAGCTTGGACTTGTTCAAGAAATTGACTATAAGGAACCTGTCGGCGGATGTCTCTTTCAATCTCGCACTTCATCCGGAATCTGACAGCTATCTTCTGGTAGAATTGTTAGTCCCTGGACTGTAGAGACGTTGCATGGAACGTCTCTACATGGTAATTAGATTTAAGAACAAAGCATCATCAGGTTATGCCTAACGCTCACGTCATTGGTCTGGGACGCTCCGGAATAGCCGCCGCACGACTCCTAAAACAGGAAGGGTGGACGGTAACAGTCAGTGATAGCAAAACGTCTGAATCTCTGCAACAGCAACAACAAGTCCTTAATGTTGAGGGCATTACGGTTAAACTGGGTTATTCGCTCACTCTTGGCGATGGGGATTTACCTGAACTGATTGTGGTGAGTCCTGGTGTTCCTTGGGATATTCCGGTTTTAATTGAAGCCAGGAATCGCGGGATTGATACGATTGGTGAGATGGAACTGGCTTGGCGTTATCTCAAGTCCTCTCCTTGGGTTGGTATCACGGGGACGAATGGTAAAACCACGACAACGGCGCTGATTGCGGCTATTTTTCAAGCGGCTGGTTTCCATGCTCCCGCCTGCGGTAATATTGGCTATGCGGCTTGTGAATTGGCTCTGGCGCAGCCCGACAAGACGCGCCATGGCGCGTCTCTACATGAGAAACTACCCCAATCCAAAATTGACTGGGTGATTGCAGAAGTTAGTAGTTATCAAATTGAGTCGTCACGGGAGTTAGCCCCAACAATTGGGGTTTGGACAACCTTTACCCCTGATCACTTGAATCGCCACAAGACGCTGGAAAATTACTACACTATCAAAGCTGACTTACTGTCGCGATCGCACGATCAAATCTTTAACGGTGATGACCCCTATTTACGTCAGTTGGGGACAACCCATTGGTCAAAGGCGTATTGGACGAGTGTTAAGGGGCGTGACGCGACTCCTCGTCCCTGGGTATATATTGAGAATGGCTGGGTGATGGTGGAATCTGAACCGATTGTTCCTGTGGATTCCTTGCGGATGGTGGGGAATCACAATCAGCAGAATTTACTTATGGCAGTCGCCGCCGCCCGGTTAGCTGGGATTGAGAAACAGGCAATTGTTGAGGCAATTACCAATTTTCCCGGTGTTCCTCACCGTCTCGAACATATTATCACCTGGCAGGGGATTGACTTTATTAATGATAGTAAAGCCACGAACTATGATGCGGCGCAGGTGGGATTAGCGGCGGTTGATAGTCCGGTTATTTTAATTGCTGGGGGTGAAGCCAAAGCGGGAGATGATACGCAATGGTTGAACGCCATTCAAGCTAAAGCGGCGGCTGTTTTACTGATTGGTGAGGCGGCGTCTGCGTTTGCCCAACGCTTACAGGAGGTGGGTTATTTTCGTTATGAAATTGTGGAAACCATGGCGCGAGCGGTTCCTAGAGCTGCCGAATTAGCCCAACAGGATAATGCGCCTGTGGTTTTACTTTCACCGGCTTGTGCTAGCTTTGACCACTATCAAAGTTTTGAACATCGGGGTGATGATTTCCGTCAGCTCTGTTGGCAGAATTTTAGTCCTTAGTCAGGGTGTGTGTCAACTTTGTCGTGGCGTGGCACACCTTATTTGGTGGATTAGATTCGGCTTGTAGTAAGGGCTTTAGCCCTAGATTGGTCTACTTTCCTTCCTTGTCTCACCTGAACCCCAATCTGAAAAAACCTACCCTTGTGAGCTTTGAAAGGGGGGAATAGGGCTTGAACATTGTGTGCTACCCTTGACACGCTTCCATTAATCATTGATCATTTTTCATTGGGTGCATTTCAGGATGATTTTGAGCGTAGTTAAGATAGGCTTTTTTTAACTCATTTTCTAGGTCATTAGCCAGCCATTCGGGTTCGATGACTCAAGGATATGATTAATGACACTCTATCACTGTACGCTAACGCTACACGATAATCTATTTTTTGCCACGCGGGAGATGGGAATTCTCTACGAAACGGAAAAATACTTACATAATTGGGCAATCAGTTATGCTTTGTTTAAAGTAGACTATATTCCCCAACCCTATCGCCTCCATGGGAAAGCCGCCCAAAAACCCGGATATTTAGATGCAAATGCCGAGC comes from Coleofasciculus chthonoplastes PCC 7420 and encodes:
- a CDS encoding ATP-dependent metallopeptidase FtsH/Yme1/Tma family protein, producing MKCEIERDIRRQVPYSQFLEQVQADKVEQATIGREQIRYQLKEGATSESEESRSFKTIAVRSSGSEIGYVSTNFVGAFP
- a CDS encoding DUF4114 domain-containing protein, yielding MSKVFTVRNRKDSGQGSLRDAIAQAQSGDTIKFASRLRNKTIKLTSGQLEVDKDLIIDGKNATGLTISGNNRYRVIDVINDSEFTLKNLIIANGKTRNVGRDGAGAGIRTANRSTLTVVNTTFENNHANGQGGGAIKAGFRSNSTVINSKFEGNSTSANDQSGKSERGGGAISAGSAAFLTVVDSEFSNNTGRNGGAINTLWTNLKVENSTFTDNTSRSSGGAIYTDGASEKINDKLPIGGKIEILNSRFEGNEGVGAGGALYLYVYGSDEVIVEDSTIIDNQVVKNAKGTSLGGGLRHGNGKLILRNTTFAYNQSESQGGGLWIGEASPVTIDNSIFYGNRAETADGKSGLGGAMTLANGSNTTKITNTTVANNYAGFKGGAFWGGGLNVKLKNTLVADNYAHNGGKDWNTSHHTGKVFSDGGGNFQSNDPNPDDRTITKNAILLDPELGAFTDNGDAVQTAPIPGNPKVTGGATLAPTAGGNSLSNNELQLVAAVADQTTDVDEPLSFDGNNQDTTPAQNDSILITEGEPELINLDDQTSSVSAKFFNIESDAGFNNSVGFYAVENEQGDVKDKVTGELISPDEAGYAEAALAQQVVGDMNRNTGIFEAEFQPGTILAPYIIANGTTEEWLETNPNNQRLGYADPTAYFAYLGANPDGKDHVRLLGENKFGFEDLFGGGDLDHDDITFEVDLTVA
- the murD gene encoding UDP-N-acetylmuramoyl-L-alanine--D-glutamate ligase, whose translation is MPNAHVIGLGRSGIAAARLLKQEGWTVTVSDSKTSESLQQQQQVLNVEGITVKLGYSLTLGDGDLPELIVVSPGVPWDIPVLIEARNRGIDTIGEMELAWRYLKSSPWVGITGTNGKTTTTALIAAIFQAAGFHAPACGNIGYAACELALAQPDKTRHGASLHEKLPQSKIDWVIAEVSSYQIESSRELAPTIGVWTTFTPDHLNRHKTLENYYTIKADLLSRSHDQIFNGDDPYLRQLGTTHWSKAYWTSVKGRDATPRPWVYIENGWVMVESEPIVPVDSLRMVGNHNQQNLLMAVAAARLAGIEKQAIVEAITNFPGVPHRLEHIITWQGIDFINDSKATNYDAAQVGLAAVDSPVILIAGGEAKAGDDTQWLNAIQAKAAAVLLIGEAASAFAQRLQEVGYFRYEIVETMARAVPRAAELAQQDNAPVVLLSPACASFDHYQSFEHRGDDFRQLCWQNFSP